A genomic stretch from Spiroplasma endosymbiont of Clivina fossor includes:
- the secA gene encoding preprotein translocase subunit SecA, protein MKFFNKYKSVLKSIRADVQEILNLDLEMQELSADSLKNKTNEFKKRLEAGATIDDILIEAFAVAREATRRVSGLHAFTVQLEGGIVLHNGDVAEMRTGEGKTLTAIMPMYLNALLGKGVHIVTVNEYLAQRDAEINGAVLGFLGLTVGVNLRDLSNDQKRKAYLCDVTYTTNSELGFDYLRDNMVHTYGEKVQRGLNFAIVDEADSVLIDESRTPLIISGGSKSREPLYENADRFAKSLDKKADIKIDLETKQVALTISGVKKAEKHFGVKNLFSLEQSELFHHILNALKAVHVFTNGIEYVAQNDEIILVDQFTGRLMPGRAYSDGLQQALQAKEAVTIEHETTTLATITYQNFFRLYNKLSGMTGTAKTEEEEFIKIYNMRVMEIPTNLPIVRKDDTDLVFASQSSKYKALLKEVKERHTKGQPILIGTASITTSEEVSNILKEAKIAHNVLNARNHVQEAEIIASAGQIGAVTIATNMAGRGTDIKLGDGVIALGGLAVLGTERNEARRIDNQLRGRSGRQGDPGYSRFYLSVEDELMLRFGSKKLQGLFSRLGDDHIQSKLLSRSITNAQKKVEGLNFDTRKNLLDYDNILAQQREVMYEQRDAILQTKVVYAPLVERMIFTVSADLLDIFTKEINKEIMIDFVSLVKSLETKLINSNHELDAKELRSMTRHDAVLAIGRVIFNHYQKTIENISEAMLWKIENQIILQAFDHHWTEHIDGSSKLRTGIYLRSYGQSNPLHAYIDESAQLFNRMRINIAHQVVISLCSLEIGSDIDDGIISDQVMEAIERTKAKQGG, encoded by the coding sequence ATGAAGTTTTTTAATAAATATAAAAGTGTTTTAAAAAGCATTAGAGCTGATGTTCAAGAAATTTTAAATCTAGATTTAGAAATGCAAGAATTATCTGCTGATAGTTTAAAAAATAAAACTAATGAATTTAAAAAGCGTTTGGAAGCTGGTGCTACTATAGATGATATTTTAATTGAAGCTTTTGCTGTGGCGCGTGAAGCAACGAGAAGAGTTTCGGGATTACATGCTTTTACTGTTCAGTTAGAAGGCGGTATTGTTTTACATAATGGTGATGTTGCGGAAATGCGAACTGGGGAAGGAAAAACTTTAACAGCGATTATGCCAATGTATTTGAATGCTTTACTTGGTAAGGGTGTTCATATTGTTACTGTTAATGAATATTTAGCACAGCGTGATGCTGAAATTAATGGAGCGGTATTAGGATTTTTGGGGTTAACAGTTGGTGTTAATTTAAGGGATTTAAGTAATGATCAAAAGCGAAAAGCTTATTTGTGTGATGTTACATATACTACTAACTCGGAATTAGGATTTGATTATTTAAGAGATAATATGGTGCATACTTATGGTGAAAAAGTTCAACGCGGGTTGAATTTTGCAATTGTTGATGAAGCTGATTCAGTTTTAATTGATGAATCAAGAACACCGTTAATTATTTCTGGTGGTTCTAAAAGTCGTGAACCCTTATATGAAAATGCTGACCGGTTTGCTAAAAGTTTGGATAAAAAGGCAGATATTAAAATTGATTTAGAAACTAAGCAGGTGGCTTTAACAATATCTGGTGTTAAAAAGGCAGAAAAACATTTTGGTGTTAAAAACTTGTTTAGTTTAGAGCAATCAGAATTATTTCATCATATTTTAAATGCTTTAAAAGCTGTTCATGTTTTTACGAATGGGATTGAATATGTTGCTCAAAATGATGAAATAATTTTAGTTGATCAATTTACGGGGCGGTTAATGCCAGGAAGAGCTTATAGTGATGGTTTACAACAAGCATTACAAGCTAAAGAAGCAGTTACTATTGAACATGAAACAACAACGCTGGCGACAATTACTTATCAAAATTTCTTTCGCTTATATAATAAATTGAGTGGGATGACAGGAACTGCAAAAACGGAAGAAGAAGAGTTTATTAAGATTTATAATATGCGAGTAATGGAAATTCCTACTAATCTTCCGATTGTGAGAAAAGATGATACGGATTTAGTTTTTGCATCACAAAGTTCTAAATATAAGGCTTTACTTAAAGAAGTTAAAGAACGACATACCAAAGGGCAACCAATATTAATTGGAACAGCATCAATTACAACATCTGAGGAAGTATCAAATATTTTAAAAGAAGCTAAAATCGCTCATAATGTTTTAAATGCGCGAAATCATGTTCAAGAAGCAGAAATTATTGCTAGTGCGGGACAAATTGGGGCCGTTACAATTGCTACGAATATGGCAGGAAGAGGTACTGATATTAAATTAGGTGATGGTGTTATTGCCTTAGGTGGTTTGGCTGTTTTAGGTACGGAACGAAATGAAGCGAGAAGAATTGATAATCAGTTACGAGGTAGATCGGGGCGTCAAGGAGATCCGGGTTATTCCCGATTTTATCTTTCAGTAGAAGATGAATTAATGCTTCGTTTTGGTAGTAAAAAATTACAAGGATTATTTAGTCGTTTAGGTGATGACCATATTCAATCAAAATTGTTATCACGAAGTATTACTAATGCTCAGAAAAAAGTTGAAGGATTAAACTTTGATACTAGAAAGAATTTGTTGGATTATGATAATATTTTAGCCCAGCAAAGAGAAGTAATGTATGAACAACGCGATGCAATTTTACAAACTAAGGTGGTTTATGCTCCATTAGTTGAAAGAATGATTTTTACTGTTAGTGCTGATTTATTGGATATTTTTACAAAAGAGATTAATAAAGAAATTATGATTGATTTTGTTAGTTTAGTAAAAAGTTTAGAAACAAAGTTAATTAATAGTAATCATGAATTAGATGCTAAAGAATTACGATCAATGACACGGCATGATGCTGTTTTAGCAATTGGTCGGGTAATTTTTAATCACTATCAGAAAACTATTGAAAATATTTCTGAAGCGATGTTATGAAAAATTGAAAATCAAATTATTTTACAAGCTTTTGATCATCATTGAACAGAACATATTGATGGTTCTAGTAAATTAAGAACAGGAATTTATTTACGAAGTTATGGACAGTCAAATCCATTACATGCATATATTGATGAATCAGCCCAATTATTTAATCGAATGCGAATTAATATTGCTCATCAAGTAGTTATTAGTTTATGTAGTTTAGAAATTGGTTCTGATATTGATGATGGTATTATATCCGATCAGGTAATGGAGGCTATTGAGAGGACAAAGGCAAAGCAAGGTGGTTAG